The Aphidius gifuensis isolate YNYX2018 linkage group LG2, ASM1490517v1, whole genome shotgun sequence DNA window ttatttattaattatatttttgtaaaaaatttatcaagttattGTTGAgataattaaagataaaatttatcaaatggactaaatttttaaattgtttattaatattttaggcaacaaattaaaaaaaattggtgaaattttttttttttttttatataaaaagttattaattattttgataaaggcaacaatcaattaataattaaaatttaaattaatttattatctaaattaattgattaaattcaactttattgtttaatcaaaattaaactatttattatttaaaaaaaatataacatttatcACTTGTTGATATTGACAATTCTAGCCTTCTTGCAGAATTTTTTAAGGCATGTCCAACGCCGGTTTTAGAGTGTTGTGGAGGGGAGAATGTCctatctattttatattacaagAAATGCACTGCCAaccccaaaaaaataatttttttttttttaaatcaatcataACACGTTATTTTTACCATATTTGACCTtatttcacaataaaaaaatgtttattatcttattttatttaaatttatttatccaaaatatcatttactataaattaaaaattatgttgaaaTTTAATGTTGGCCAACTTGAATATAGAGTGAGACTGGCAGAAGAGATCACGGCAATTACGTGTCTGTGTGACCACACATGCAAACTTCTTCTGTCAGTTTTACTCTATGTTCAAACTATGCCGACAATAATATGTCAAAATTCCTAATTTTCgcgtctatttttatttattaaaaaaaacccaccgacaaaaatttttcatatacggctaaaaaattttcgtcttttttttttatttataatatatcagTTTTTCGAAATAGTTCctgtattttttcataagtTTCTAACCAGGTTTGTGAAGTGTACTCGGCTGGCCATAAGAGCCTATGTATAACCTAATtcaaaaaatgtcaaattttattaattaatttaagaaaaaccaccgacaaaaaaattataaaaaaattagagattgtgtattattacataaataatctACTGTCGAAATTTCAAAAACTTCTCTGTATTTTCGTTCCGCGTTGGACATGCCTTAAGCTTGAGTTTACACTCTACATTGCTCTACATTGTCTGCTTTCGCCTTTCAGTCTTTTGTTGTTCTCAGCAGTGCTCAGCAGTGCTCAGTTGTGCTTTATTGCTTCATTGTCTTTTCGAGAGTCTTCAAGTCAACATGTTGGGCCTATTGCGTCAGCCATTACTCAAATCTACTGCCAACATTTCACGATGTgagtttattaatatatttttcaggttaattttagaattgtttaaaataatatttaataattgtttaattgttttatagtTGGTGTTAAAAATGTTGCACAACCGATCCCACGAGTACTCCAAAGATCATATGGAAAATGTTCAACATGTGGATGCAGTGGCAATTTGGATGGCGTGAATCAACTAGCAAAAACCATCGACTGTGCATTCGTTGGATTCAGTTTGGGGGCGATCATATTTTCCGCCGGCCTCGCCTACGACTATATCAAAGATGTAAGTTGTATATTCATGATGAATAATTCatcaaccttttttttttttttttttaataaccgacaatatattatcaagttactctttttttttttttagctcatAAAGGgtccagaaaataaaaaatccgtCCAAGAAGGCTAGTCCTCTGAGGATTCTTCTTTCCGACCATGATTGATATCAGTTATAactgtttttttgtttattcactacttaaataaatattcaaatgaattgttgaataaataaaaacattaaataaataatttaaattaattgtttactaaattttatttaaaaaaaaccagctTATTTTTCATCTGAGTTTAAAGTTAAATgtacctatattttttttttaattctatttataattttttttgtgtaaaaaaaatacatacctacttattgaattttaaatttaataaaaaatattgtaggtataaaaattaaattaaaaaaacaagtaaaaaacaaataacaataaaacatgaattattaattatttttttgtaaaaaatttatcaggtTATTGTTGAGAtaattgaagataaaatttatcaaatggagtaaattttcaaattttttattaatattttaggcaacaaattaaaaaaaattgagatttttttttttttttttataaaaagttattaattatcttgataaaggcagcaataaattaataatttaaatttaaattaatttattataacaaaaaaaaaaaaaatataacatttatcacttgttaatattgataattcaattattaatttcacatGACAATTAGgtaattaaatgacaattagtaattttttatttttagacacTTTAACggtataatgtaaaaaaattattatctaaaaaaaaaaaaattgtggtaGTCTAGTCTTCTTGCAGAAACTTTAATGCTTGAGTCTACATACACTCTACATAGGTTTGTCGCTAGTTTCAGGTTGCTTGGTCGTGCTTTATTGCCTTTATTGCTTCATTGTCTCTTTGAGAGTCTTCAAGTCAACATGTTGGGCCTATTACGTCAGCCATTACTCAAATCTGTCAAAATTGCACAGTGtaagtttattaatatattttctaggttaattttaaaattgttttaaatataatacttgataattgataattgattgattgtttttaGTTGGTGTTAAAAATGTTGCACAACCGATCCCAAGAGTACTCCAAAGGTCATATGGAAGCTGTCGAAAATGTGGATATTATGACCCTCTGAATCAACCAAAAGGCGATCGCGAATTCGACGGTGTTTCTGTTGGAATCAGTTTGGCGACGATCGGACTTGTCTTCTTCTATTCCTACCACTTTATCAAAAATGTAAGTTGtacttatatttatcaaccttttttttttttaataatactgaCATTATCAtgttactcttttttttttttaggtccTGGCAAGtccagaaaataaaattccggTCCAACGAAGGGTTCATGActgtctttttaaattttcaaaaaaacctactgaattttaaatttaataaaaaatattatattatataaatctaaattaaaaaaagaaaaaaaaaacaaataacaataaaacatGGATATAATTTtccacaattaaataaaaaaaatgaacatttaattattatttatatgtaaaaacaAGAAAAGACGTAAAAACCTTAcaggtttttttctttttttataaatatttaaataatccaaataattagataataaaaaaaaacatgtttttaaaaaatttatttgtttaattatgaattattaattatttattaattatatttttgtaaaaaatttatcaagttattGTTGAGAtaattgaagataaaatttatcaaatggactaaatttttaaattgtttaatttaagcaacaaatttaaaaaaattgttgaaattttttttttttcttataaaaagttattaattattttgataaaggcaacaataaattaataattaaaatttaaattaatttattattatctaaattaattgattaaattaaattttattgtttaatcaaaattaaattttttattattacaaaaaaatataactgctATCAtcactttttaattttgataattaatttattaatttcacatGGCATTTAGACAATTAAATGACAATCATTTGTAGTCTCTActctctagtcttcttgcaGAAACTTTTAAGCTTGAGTCTACTCTCTACATTGGTTTGTCTGGTTTCAGTCGGTTTTGTTGTGCTTTGTTGCTTCATTGTCTTTTTGCGAGTTTAGTCTTCAATAGTCAACATGTCAAGCCTATTACGTCAGCCCTTACTACAATCTGTCAGAATCGCATGTTGTaagtttatcaatatatatttttcaggttaattttaaaattttttaaaataatatttaataattgattaattgttttatagtTGGTGTTAAAAATGTTGCACAACCGATTCCAAGAGTACTTGTAAGATCATATTCATATCGTAGTTATCTACGAGCTAAAACTGCGGGTCGACATCATCTATTCAAAATACCCAAAATACCTGAAATACCAAACTgggtaaaaaatatcatgtggCTTGGATTATATGGAGGGCTGGGTTCATTTTCCGTAATGTTTTGGTACAACGTCTTCATAATAGTAAGTGATATATAAACTATATACAGCTATATattcatcaacttttttttttttttaacaactgacaatatattatattttttttatagatgatGGGTAAATCGGACTATTGATGttgttcataatttttttgaacctTTTGgaactttatatatttaaaaattacattaattaataataaaaaaagttaagtttgtttttttcattataaaattgaatgtttaaaattaatcatgatatatatgaattgatatatttattaataatatttttatcctaTTATTTGTGATCATCTTGATCacatgtttttataataatataaaaaataatttaaaaaaag harbors:
- the LOC122849798 gene encoding uncharacterized protein LOC122849798, with the translated sequence MLSLLRQPLLKSTARITRSSTRFGVKNVAQPIPRVLQRSYGKCSRCTGCCGNLDAVNQLAKSINCGFAVIGFGGIGLAFIYVYHFIKNVMASPENKIPVQQRVHDCLVFCCSQQCSAVLSCALLLHCLFESLQVNMLGLLRQPLLKSTANISRFGVKNVAQPIPRVLQRSYGKCSTCGCSGNLDGVNQLAKTIDCAFVGFSLGAIIFSAGLAYDYIKDLIKGPENKKSVQEG